A window of Leclercia adecarboxylata contains these coding sequences:
- a CDS encoding transketolase family protein has translation MSNSEHLATVMVDAFIDAVERGIDLVPVVADSTSTAKISPFMQRFPGRLVNVGIAEQTLVGAAAGLAIGGKIAVTCNAAPFLISRANEQIKVDICYNNTNVKLFGLNAGASYGPLASTHHSIDDIAIMRGFGNIEIYAPSSPNECRQIIDYALDHVGPVYIRLDGKALPELHDESYRFAPGKIDVLRAGHDVALVAMGSTVHEIVQAAAQLAEEGIDATVISVPSIRPCDTQQLLAAIAPCRAVVSVEEHNVNGGVGSLVAEVLAEAGCAVPLKRLGIPDGQYAIAADRASTRARHEIDVAGVVKHAREMLTRQVC, from the coding sequence ATGAGTAATAGCGAACACCTCGCCACGGTGATGGTTGATGCCTTTATCGATGCCGTTGAACGCGGCATCGACCTGGTGCCGGTGGTAGCGGACTCCACCTCCACGGCAAAAATCTCCCCGTTTATGCAGCGTTTTCCGGGGCGTCTGGTGAACGTCGGCATCGCCGAGCAGACGCTGGTTGGCGCGGCGGCCGGTCTGGCGATCGGCGGCAAGATTGCCGTCACCTGTAACGCGGCACCGTTTTTGATCTCCCGCGCTAACGAGCAGATCAAAGTCGACATCTGCTACAACAACACCAACGTGAAGCTGTTTGGCCTGAACGCGGGTGCCAGCTATGGCCCCCTCGCCAGCACCCACCACAGCATCGACGACATTGCCATCATGCGCGGCTTCGGCAATATCGAAATTTACGCCCCGTCGAGCCCGAACGAGTGCCGCCAGATCATCGACTACGCCCTCGATCACGTGGGCCCGGTCTATATCCGCCTCGACGGCAAAGCCCTGCCGGAACTGCATGATGAGAGCTACCGTTTTGCGCCAGGCAAAATCGACGTTCTGCGCGCAGGTCACGATGTGGCCCTGGTGGCGATGGGGTCAACGGTGCATGAAATTGTGCAAGCTGCCGCACAACTCGCGGAAGAAGGTATTGACGCCACTGTTATCAGCGTTCCATCTATTCGTCCCTGTGATACCCAACAATTGCTGGCCGCCATCGCCCCGTGCAGGGCGGTGGTGAGCGTTGAGGAGCATAACGTCAACGGCGGCGTTGGCAGCCTGGTGGCTGAAGTGCTGGCCGAAGCGGGCTGCGCCGTGCCGCTGAAACGTCTGGGGATCCCGGATGGGCAGTACGCGATTGCCGCCGACAGAGCGTCAACGCGGGCACGCCATGAAATTGATGTCGCTGGGGTAGTGAAACACGCCCGGGAAATGCTGACGCGACAGGTTTGCTGA
- a CDS encoding transketolase: MNPFSLSITELETRARSIRRRIIVLNAESPAGGHTGADLSQVELLTALYFRILNCSPALQESDERDIYIQSKGHAVGGYYCVLAEAGFIPVEWLATYQHADSHLPGHPVKHKTPGIELNTGALGHGLPVAVGIALAAKRNNSKRRVFVVTGDGELAEGSNWEAALVASHYQLDNLFIINDKNNLQLAGSTREILNTDPLDEKWKAFGLEVTACNGNDMADVVATLEGLKPNGKPHVVIAHTTKGAGISFIQGRPEWHHRVPKGEEVELALEELKDE; the protein is encoded by the coding sequence ATGAATCCGTTTTCGCTCTCCATCACGGAGCTCGAAACCCGGGCACGCTCGATTCGTCGCCGGATCATCGTGCTAAATGCCGAAAGCCCGGCGGGCGGCCATACCGGGGCCGATCTGTCCCAGGTCGAACTGCTCACCGCCCTCTACTTTCGCATTCTGAACTGCTCCCCGGCACTGCAGGAGAGCGATGAACGCGATATCTACATCCAGTCGAAAGGCCACGCGGTAGGCGGGTACTACTGCGTGCTCGCCGAAGCCGGTTTTATCCCGGTGGAGTGGCTCGCCACCTATCAGCACGCCGATTCTCACCTGCCCGGCCATCCGGTGAAACACAAAACCCCGGGCATTGAGCTTAACACCGGGGCGCTGGGCCATGGCCTGCCGGTAGCGGTGGGGATCGCCCTGGCGGCAAAACGCAACAACAGCAAGCGCCGGGTGTTTGTGGTGACCGGCGACGGTGAACTGGCGGAAGGCAGTAACTGGGAGGCCGCGCTGGTGGCATCCCACTACCAGCTGGATAACCTGTTTATTATCAACGACAAAAACAACCTCCAGCTGGCGGGCTCCACCAGAGAGATCCTCAACACCGATCCGCTGGATGAGAAGTGGAAAGCCTTCGGACTGGAAGTGACCGCCTGCAACGGCAACGACATGGCTGACGTGGTCGCCACCCTGGAAGGGTTGAAGCCCAACGGTAAGCCCCATGTGGTGATCGCCCACACCACCAAGGGAGCGGGAATATCCTTTATTCAGGGACGGCCTGAATGGCACCACCGGGTGCCAAAAGGGGAAGAAGTTGAACTGGCGCTGGAGGAACTGAAAGATGAGTAA
- a CDS encoding DUF4157 domain-containing protein, protein MLNGINRGGLRLLTLGEINLARTLYAFSIRYNEVWIHRSSYLPFNMQANNVAMAPNGEIYFQEGVYEPDFSQPHVKNDRIGGQHLFLHEMMHVWQHQRGMMVRTRGAFSWAVDYNYELTKPNLMDYGIENQACIVSDYWLLKTYGFGNRNDLYRLKNYDPSEPVLKLMARYQKVLGSFPH, encoded by the coding sequence ATGTTGAATGGAATAAATCGCGGAGGTCTGCGGTTATTGACCCTTGGTGAAATTAACCTGGCCCGCACGCTCTACGCTTTTAGTATTCGTTATAACGAAGTATGGATTCACCGCAGCAGCTATCTTCCTTTCAATATGCAGGCGAACAACGTCGCCATGGCGCCAAACGGCGAAATATATTTTCAGGAAGGGGTGTATGAGCCTGATTTTTCACAGCCACACGTCAAAAATGATCGCATAGGCGGTCAGCACCTATTTCTGCATGAAATGATGCATGTCTGGCAACACCAGCGCGGGATGATGGTAAGAACGCGTGGCGCATTCTCTTGGGCTGTTGATTACAACTATGAGCTCACTAAACCAAATTTGATGGACTACGGCATAGAAAATCAGGCATGTATCGTGAGTGATTACTGGTTGCTGAAAACCTATGGATTCGGTAATCGAAACGACCTGTATCGCCTCAAAAACTATGACCCGTCAGAGCCTGTCCTCAAACTCATGGCTCGATATCAGAAAGTGCTTGGGAGTTTCCCTCATTGA
- a CDS encoding putative T6SS immunity periplasmic lipoprotein: protein MKRYLSLILLSVTLVGCGKGDRAAPWRSIIVDKGHVCFSVDKTDVLSRYNISSMQGGEYTEFATNEHVALSYPDSCLNLMLRPGYTYGVSYTLNGSNYRYVFFIDNDWNVSSN, encoded by the coding sequence TTGAAACGCTACTTATCCTTAATTCTGTTATCTGTAACCCTTGTCGGATGTGGTAAAGGCGATCGAGCAGCCCCCTGGCGCTCGATCATCGTTGATAAGGGACATGTTTGCTTTTCGGTGGATAAAACCGATGTCCTGAGTCGCTATAACATTTCTTCAATGCAGGGCGGAGAATACACAGAATTTGCTACTAATGAGCACGTTGCTCTCTCCTATCCAGACTCCTGTTTAAATCTGATGCTTAGGCCAGGTTATACCTATGGCGTGTCGTACACGCTTAATGGATCAAATTATCGCTACGTGTTCTTTATCGACAATGACTGGAACGTCTCAAGTAATTAA
- a CDS encoding Hcp family type VI secretion system effector → MSLPAYMYLYDENGQMIKGSCMALDREGAIEIMNSSYGVFQSTCRNTGKLMGAREHNAFTLHKEIDKTSPYFAVAVCQSKRLQKAVIHYYDINEAGIEYEIYRITLTSIVIMSVNASHAYIPGSRTPGMMENIAISYSGIEWFYIEGNIKYDDDWSRPVGYNQQKN, encoded by the coding sequence ATGTCATTACCAGCATATATGTATCTTTATGATGAAAATGGACAGATGATTAAAGGCAGTTGTATGGCGCTGGATCGTGAGGGTGCAATTGAAATTATGAACAGCAGTTACGGTGTCTTCCAGAGCACATGCCGCAACACCGGTAAACTTATGGGCGCGCGCGAACACAACGCTTTTACCCTGCACAAAGAGATTGATAAAACCTCGCCATATTTTGCGGTTGCAGTCTGCCAAAGTAAGCGGCTGCAAAAGGCAGTAATACACTATTACGACATCAACGAGGCTGGCATTGAATACGAGATTTACAGAATTACGCTTACCAGCATTGTGATCATGTCAGTTAATGCTTCTCATGCTTATATCCCGGGTTCTCGCACGCCAGGAATGATGGAGAATATCGCAATTTCCTATTCAGGAATTGAGTGGTTTTATATCGAAGGAAATATCAAGTATGACGATGACTGGAGCCGCCCAGTGGGTTACAACCAGCAGAAAAATTAG
- a CDS encoding sugar-binding transcriptional regulator translates to MSKQDEQRLLVKIATLYYSENKKQSEIASLLHLSQSFVSRALTRCQKEGLVKITVVQPTNIFVSLEKALEEQYGIRQAIVVDVGEDPTNAQIKHAIGSAAAHYVETRLRPEDLVGISSWSSTIRCMVDEMHPQNIRAAGVIQLLGGVGPNGNVQATILTQQLAAHLGCPAGLLPSQSIEHSVEERARLVSSPDVAAVVGKFAEVDVAIVGIGELEPSQLLKNSGNYYTEDMLKLLAERGAVGDICLHYYDANGEPVLSAEEDPVIGMELAQIRACPQVIALAGGEEKRNAIRGALEGKYIDVLITDYPTARSLLKG, encoded by the coding sequence ATGTCGAAACAGGATGAACAGCGCTTGCTGGTGAAGATCGCCACACTTTACTACAGCGAGAATAAAAAGCAGTCGGAGATTGCCTCCCTGCTGCACCTCTCGCAGTCCTTCGTGTCGCGGGCGCTGACCCGCTGCCAGAAAGAGGGGCTGGTGAAAATTACCGTCGTTCAGCCGACCAATATTTTCGTCTCGCTGGAAAAGGCGCTGGAAGAGCAGTATGGCATCCGCCAGGCCATCGTGGTGGACGTGGGGGAAGACCCGACTAACGCCCAGATCAAGCACGCCATCGGCAGCGCGGCGGCGCACTACGTTGAAACCCGCCTGCGCCCGGAAGACCTGGTGGGGATCTCCTCCTGGAGCAGCACTATCCGCTGCATGGTGGATGAGATGCACCCGCAGAATATCCGCGCCGCGGGGGTGATCCAGCTGCTGGGCGGCGTGGGCCCCAACGGCAACGTGCAGGCGACCATCCTTACCCAGCAGCTGGCGGCGCACCTCGGCTGCCCGGCTGGGCTACTGCCGTCCCAGAGCATTGAACACTCCGTTGAAGAGCGCGCCCGGCTGGTCAGCAGCCCGGACGTGGCGGCGGTGGTGGGTAAATTCGCCGAAGTGGACGTAGCCATTGTCGGCATCGGCGAGCTGGAGCCGTCGCAGCTGCTGAAAAACTCCGGCAACTACTACACCGAGGATATGCTCAAACTGCTGGCCGAACGCGGGGCAGTGGGGGATATCTGCCTGCATTATTACGACGCCAACGGCGAGCCGGTGCTGAGCGCCGAAGAAGATCCGGTGATTGGTATGGAGCTGGCGCAGATCCGCGCCTGCCCGCAGGTGATTGCCCTGGCGGGCGGAGAAGAGAAACGCAACGCCATCCGCGGGGCGCTGGAAGGGAAGTATATTGATGTGTTGATCACCGATTACCCGACGGCGCGGAGTTTATTGAAAGGGTAG
- a CDS encoding ABC transporter permease, with translation MKTTQSVALTPQKGAAPSREKLLLLLLKMRTFIALFLIVGFFTMTVPGFLSTGSLVIMIKHIAINAFLALGITFVIITAGIDLSIGATLGLCGMIAGWMITKGIVLPMFGIAIFPSVWVIVPVVLLIGALIGAMNGWIITRYNVAPFICTLGTMYVLRGAAMLTSDGQTFPGLSGNPQLGNTGFDEIGAGTLLGIPWAIWMMIVLALVIAYIARRLPFGRHVYAIGDNERAAELSGVRVKQVKVLVYTLSGFCAAIAGIVVSAQLLASHPANGTAFEMNAIAAVVLGGTSLAGGRGTILGTLIGAFVIGFLADGLVMMGVSEFWQMVIKGIVIIVAVIIDQMQNRMQQKAAVVAQKAVMEGR, from the coding sequence ATGAAAACAACACAGTCTGTCGCGCTGACGCCGCAAAAAGGGGCCGCGCCTTCCCGGGAAAAACTCCTCCTGCTGCTGCTGAAAATGCGCACCTTCATTGCGCTGTTCCTGATTGTCGGCTTCTTCACCATGACCGTGCCGGGCTTTCTCTCCACCGGCAGCCTGGTGATCATGATTAAGCATATCGCCATCAACGCCTTCCTGGCGCTGGGGATCACCTTCGTGATCATCACCGCCGGGATTGATCTCTCCATTGGCGCAACCCTTGGGCTATGCGGGATGATCGCCGGGTGGATGATCACCAAAGGCATTGTGCTGCCGATGTTTGGCATTGCCATCTTCCCGAGCGTGTGGGTGATTGTGCCCGTTGTGCTGCTGATTGGCGCGCTGATAGGGGCGATGAACGGCTGGATCATCACCCGCTACAACGTGGCGCCCTTTATCTGCACCCTCGGCACCATGTACGTGCTGCGCGGCGCGGCGATGCTGACCTCCGACGGGCAGACCTTCCCGGGGCTCTCCGGTAACCCGCAGCTGGGGAATACCGGTTTCGATGAGATTGGGGCCGGAACGCTGCTCGGCATTCCGTGGGCCATCTGGATGATGATCGTCCTGGCGCTGGTGATCGCCTATATCGCCCGTCGCCTGCCCTTTGGCCGCCACGTCTATGCCATCGGCGATAACGAGCGCGCGGCAGAGCTCTCCGGGGTGCGGGTCAAGCAGGTGAAGGTGCTGGTGTACACCCTGTCCGGCTTCTGCGCCGCCATCGCCGGGATTGTCGTCTCAGCGCAATTGCTGGCGAGCCATCCGGCGAACGGCACCGCCTTTGAGATGAACGCCATCGCCGCGGTGGTGCTGGGCGGCACCTCACTGGCAGGCGGACGTGGCACCATTCTCGGGACGCTGATCGGGGCTTTTGTTATCGGCTTTCTGGCCGACGGGCTGGTGATGATGGGTGTCAGCGAGTTCTGGCAGATGGTGATTAAAGGGATAGTGATTATCGTGGCGGTGATTATTGACCAGATGCAAAACCGGATGCAGCAGAAAGCGGCGGTGGTGGCGCAAAAGGCGGTGATGGAGGGAAGGTAA